From the Bacteroidota bacterium genome, the window TTTACGCACATTTAGCGCACACTCCACCTTCATTAACTAAATATAATGTTGAAATTCCAGTAATTATCGACACAATTATTCAAAAGCTGCTTTCGAAGAATGCTGAGGAGCGCTATCATTCCTTGCAAGGTTTACTTTACGATTTGAATAAGTGTTTTGTAAGTTGGAATTTTTCAAAATCAATTCCTGATTTTTTAGTTGGGACTTCTGATATTCCAGCTCAATTGCATGTTTCGCAGGTAATGGTTGGGCGCGAAAATGAATTACAAACTTTGGTTGATTGTTTTGAAAAGTCAGCTAACGGTGAAAAGGTTGTATTAAAAGTTAGTGGTTATAGCGGAATTGGTAAAACAATGCTCATTCAGGAAGCTTCAAAACCATTGACACAACGAAACGGAATTTTCCTTTCAGGTAAATTTGATAGTTTGCAACGAAATACGCCCTATTCAGCTTTTTCTCAAGCGCTTGATTTGCTTGCCGACCTTATTATGTCGGAAAGCGAAGAAACTGTAGCTAAGTGGAAAAGTGAAATAGCTGATAGTTTGGGCGACCTCGCGAAAATTATTATCGAGTTAAATCCAAAGTGGGAAAAAATTCTTGGTAACTATGAAGCTTTACCTAGTTTGAGCGGTAAAGAACTTCAAAATAGATTGCATTTTGTTTTAGGTAATTTGATAAAACTTATTGCCTCAGCTCAACATCCATTGATTCTCTTTATTGATGATTGTCAATGGGCAGATGATGCTTCCTTGGATTTTTTGAATAAGTTGATTGTAAATAACGACATCAATTATTGCCTATTTGTGCTTGCTTACAGGCAAAATGAATTGTCGACTTCACCTTTATTAGTACATTTTTTTAACACACTAACAGAGGCCGAAAAGCAAGGAAATTTTGTTAGTGAACACATTCAAATTAAACAAGTATCAGAGATTGATTGTAAAAAATTAATTGAACGTACCCTGCAAAATACAGAACAGGATTTTTCTGAATTTGCTTCCTTAGTATATCAAAAAACAGATGGTAATCCTTTTTTTATTAATCAATTGCTCGACTATTTATACGAGCGAAAAAGTTTAAAACTAACTATTCAAACAAAGCAATGGGTATGGGATGAAGTAGTTTTAAGAGAGCTAAACGTAGTTGATGATGCGGCCGGAATTTTACTTGATAAAATTAATTTATTACCCAGCGAAACTACCGAGGCTTTAATTATTGCCTCCTTGTTTGGCAGTAAGTTTACACTTCAACTATTAGCTCAAGTATTAGCTAAAAATGATAAGGATCTACATGCTATTTTGTGGCCGGCTGTGGTGCAACATTTGATAATTCCGCAAAAAGTAAATTATAAATATGTTCCTGATTTTTATGATGAAAAGGGAATTGATATTCCATTCAAATTTGCACATGATAAATTACAACAAGCACTTTACTTTCAAGTAAAAGCAGATGAGAAACAACAACTACATTATAAAATTGGGAAGCTGTTGTTGAATCAAAATAATCCTGAAAAAATATTTAAAATAGCCAATCATTTTATCATTGCAAAAGATGAAACACTGACACAAGGAAGCAATAAGCAAATCGAACAATTCTTGTTAACAGCCGGAAAACACTCATTTAGCGCGGCATCCTTTGAATCAGCATTCCGATACCTCGACTTATATATTAAGCTTGCCGATAAGGAAACAATTTATACAGAAGATTATTGCCTATACCTGGAGGCTTCCTTAATTACAGGTGAATTACCAGCATTGGATGAGCAGATTAATTTTGCTTTGAATGGCGCAAAAGGCATATTAGATAGAGCAACCATTTATGAAAATATGATTCGTGCCTACTGTGCCGATGATAAGTTTCAAAAGGCTATCGACTTATCTCGCAAGGCTTTGCTTGAATTTGGAATTAAATTACCAAAGAATGCCGGCAAGGGTTTGGTGATTTTTGAAGCGATTAAAACGCAGATGGCTTTGCCTTCAAAAAAATTAAATCAAATTCACAATTTTCCTCAAATGAAAGAGGAAAAGGCAATTGGAGCTACACGAATCATGAAAGAAGCTGCACTTGCTTTCTTTTTCGGTGAATTAACAGTTTACCCAATTGTGATTTTTAAAATGGTGCAGCTGAGCGCGAAGTATGGAAATATTCCGGAATCCATGGTTGCCTATTCATCGTATTGTATCATACTGGCCGGAGTGATGAAGAATCCAACCGGTGCCTATTTATTAGGGAAGGAAACAATACAAATAATGAATGAATACAAAAACCAACGGTACTTTACAACTACGGGATTTGTAGACGGCGCTTTTGTTTCACACTGGAAAGAACCAATGGCAGCTCTTTCTCTAAATCATAAAAAGTATTATCAACAAGGCTTAGAAGTAGGTAATACAGAATATGCCTTGTTTAACGAATACTGGGGTTTGTTTTATGATTTTTTATTGGGCAAGCCTTTCGCACAATTAATTGACAGCCAAGAAAAATTACTGAAAGAGGTTGAACTGTATAATTTAAAAAGTCAACTTCCTCGCATTGAATCTATGTTGTCGATGTTTAAAAATTTTGTCACAAAATCAGCTAACAATTATGTGCTGTTGGAAAATGAGAAGGAGATACTGGAAAAACTTTTACTTAATAAAAATGGTGGAGATTTTTTAGGAGTGATGGTACAAAAGGCAACACTCGCACTTTGGTTTGGTGAGTTTGCTAAAGCAACGGCTTTTATTGAAAAAACAGTTCCATATAAAGATGCTGTAATGAGCACCTATTGGCTGCCCTTTATTGATATGATTCAATGCATCGCTGCTTTTAATACTTATTCAACGGATACTGAATCAACAAAAAAGCAAACACGTAAACTCTACACTACGATAACAAAAAAGCTTGCTACCACTATCAAATTATATGATGGAAATGTAAAATGGATAGCTGATTTTATCCAAGCAGAATACACTGCACTTGTGCTGTCGAAGTTTAATAGCAACTACTACACAGATGCAATAGACGAAGCTAACAAAAATCAGTTTGTACTTCCTGCTTTGCTAATTCAACTTCATTATTCAATACAATTAAAATTAAATATCAAGCAACTTATTTAGAGGTTGAATCCAAAGTAAAAATGGGATTGAAGTTCCTTACAATGAACGCAGTTTTAAATAGCAGATTTGGCGATATTGTTGAAGACGAACTAAACGCCTCTTCATCAAAATCTACCATACCACAAACAACTAATTACTCACTTGACTACCTAACAATTTTAAAATCAACTCAAGCTTTAAATTCTGAAATTTTATTGGATAAATTACTGCATAAGCTACTGTCATTTGCCATGGAAAATGCAGGTGCTAAGTATGGTGCTTTCTTAATGAAAAGAGATAAAACTTTTGAAACTAAGTTGGAAATGACTTCTACTGTTAATGCAAATCAAATAAAGTATGAGGCCAAAGTCGAAGCACCATTTCAGTCACTCCCTTCGTCTATCATTAATTATGTGAAACAATCAGGTAGTTCCTTGGTGCTCGATGAAGCAGTTAGCAATGCACCCTATTCATCAGACCCACTAGTTATAGCGAATAGGGAGCAGTCTATTTTGTGCATTCCGGTTATTCATAAATCAGAGACAATAGGAATAATTTACCTGTCAAATTCAATTACAAAGGCCGCATTTTCGACCGAACGAATTGAGTTAATAAAAATGATTTCAGGTCAAATCGGAGTATCTATTGAAAATGCGCTTTTGTATAGCAACCTCGAGAATCTCGTGCAAGAGCGAACTTTGCAATTAAAGGATGAGAAAGAAAAATCCGATAAATTATTGCTCAATATTTTGCCATCTGAAATAGCACAAGAGTTAAAAGTAAATGGTTTTGCTCAACCAAGAAAATACAAACAAGTTACAGTTATGTTCTGTGATATCAAAGGCTTTTCAACACGCGCTGAAAATATGACGGCAGAAGCCTTGGTGCAGGAATTAGATTATTACTTCAAACAATTGGATGAAATAATTGCAAAGTATGGACTTGAAAAAATCAAAACGATAGGTGATGCATACATGTGTGCCGGTGGTGTTCCAATCCCTAGTAACGACAATTATTTAAAAGTAATACAGGCTGCGATTGAAATTAAAAAATGGATTCAAACCGAAACAGAAAAAGCTAAATTAATTCATTTAGAATTCCCACAACTAAGAATAGGTATACACACTGGTTCATTGGTAGCCGGTATAGTTGGAAAATCAAAGTTCGCATATGATATTTGGGGCGACACCGTTAATATTGCTTCTCGCATGGAACAGCATGGTGAAGCAGGTGAAATTAATATTAGTGAAGAAACCTATAACCTTATAAGTACAAAATATGATTGTGAATATAGAGGTGAAATTCAAGCAAAAAATAAAGGAAATTTAAAGATGTATTTTGTAAAAAATGAACTAGAACTTCCTAATTAATAAACTGACTTATTTTCGCTAAAGCATTCTCTATTCCGCTGCTGTCAGTACCTCCGGCTGTTGCAAAATGAGGCTGACCTCCTCCTCCGCCTTTTATTTCTTTCGCAATTTCGCGAATAATGTTACTTGCATTCAACCCTTTTTCTTTCACCAAATTTTCGGAAATAATTAACGTTAAGGTAGCTTTACCTCCAACATTAGCTCCGATTCCGGCAACAATATTTGGCGTTGTTTTTTGAAGTTCAAATGCTAAATCTTTTATTGCTTCAGCAGAATTTAGCTCAATTTTTTCAGCAATAAAATGTATGCCGTTGACCAATTTTATTTTTGCAATCAAATCAATCTTAATGAGGGCTGCTTTTTCTCGCAACAAGCCTTCAATTTTTTTTGTCAATTCAGCGTTTTCATCCAATAGTTGATGTACACTTTTTACAACATCTTTAGGATTGTTCAGCAAGGTTTTTACTTCTTGAAGTAAGTTATTTTGATCCGTGAAAAAAGTTTCTGCTTTTGAAGCTGTGATTGCTTCAATTCTACGCACACCGGCAGCAACAGCGCTTTCAGAAATAATTTTAAACAATCCAATTTGCCCGGTAGCAGCAACATGTGTACCTCCGCAAAGCTCAACGGAATAACTAGGGTCAAAAGTTACCACACGTACTTGATCACCATATTTTTCTCCAAACAAAGCCATGGCACCCAACTTCTTCGCTTCATTAATTGGAAGTACTTGTGTACGCTGAGCAATGTTTTCACGGATTTTTTGATTTACAAGCTTTTCAATCGCTGCAATTTCTTCTGCCGATACTTTCGAAAAATGCGAAAAGTCGAATCGTAAATAATCGGCATTTACAAGTGAGCCTTTTTGTTCAACATGTGTTCCTAAAATTTGACGCAGTGCTGCATGCATTAAATGGGTCGCACTATGATTGTTTTCAGTTAATTTACGTTTGGCCAGATTAATTTTTGCGCGCACTTCCCCTTCAGGATGTTGTGGCAATTTTGAGGCAAAATGAATGATTATCCCGTTCTCCTTTTTTGTGTCAGTAATTTCTATCGATTCTCCTTCAATTTCTAAAATGCCCGTATCGCCCACTTGGCCTCCACTTTCGGCATAAAAAGGAGTTTTACTTAACACCAATTGAAATTGTTCTTTTCCTTTTGCCTTTACTTTACGATACTGTAATAATTCAGTTTGAATTTCTTCGAATTCATAACCCACAAAAACTTCTTCCGGCAATTGAATTTGAGGCGCACTTTCGGAGGATACAAATACCCAATCTTCAGTATCAACAGCTGCTGCAGCGCGCGAACGTTGTTTTTGTTGCTGCATACAAGAGTTAAACTCTTCCATTTGAATACTGCGTTTCTTTTCACGTGCCAGTAATTGCGTTAAATCAATTGGAAACCCGTAAGTGTCGAATAATTCAAAGGCAAAATTTCCATCAATTATTGCTGATGAATTTGATTTACAATAATTTTCAAAACGAGTAATTCCATTTCCTAACGTTTTTAAAAAGGAAGCTTCTTCCTCCTTAATAACACGCTCAATCAATGATTGCTGCTTAATTATTTCTGGAAATGTTGCTCCCATTTGCGCAACCAATACTTCTACCATCGAGTACATAAAAGGTTCCTGAAACGATAAAAATGTATAGCCATAGCGAACTGCTCGACGCAAGATTCTGCGTATTACATAACCGGCTTTGTTGTTACTGGGCAATTGTCCATCTGCAATAGCAAAAGCAATGGTTCGTATGTGATCGGCAATCACACGTAAGGCAATGTCGGTTGACTCATCAATACCATATTTTTTACCAGATTCACGTACCAGAAATTGTATCAGCGGTTGAAAAACATCGGTATCATAATTCGATTTTTTTCCTTGCAAAGCCATGCACAAACGTTCAAAACCCATTCCGGTATCAACATGTTGTTTCGGAAGTTTAACCAGACTTCCATCAGCCTTGCGTTCAAACTCCATAAATACGTTGTTCCAAATTTCAACAACTTGTGGATGATCATTATTCACTAAGGTTTTACCATCAATTTTTTTGCGCTCAGCATCATCGCGTAAATCAATGTGAATTTCGGTACAAGGTCCACAAGGTCCGGTATCGCCCATTTCCCAAAAGTTATCTTTTTTATTTCCGCGCAGTATGCGTTCTTCTGGCACATGTTTTTTCCAGCAATCATAAGCTTCCTGATCAAAAGCTAGCTTCTCTTCGGCATTTCCTTCAAACACGGTAACATACATTCTATCCGCATCAATTTTATAAACGTCGTGAAGTAATTCCCATGCCCATGCAATGGCTTCTTTTTTAAAATAATCGCCAAAGCTCCAATTACCCAACATTTCAAACATGGTGTGATGATAAGTATCAACACCTACTTCTTCCAAATCATTGTGTTTTCCACTAACTCGCAAACATTTTTGGGTATCGGCGATGCGGGGATACTTAATGGGAGCATTTCCTAAAAACAAATCTTTAAATGGGGCCATACCGCTATTTGTAAACATTAGCGTGGGATCATTTTTAACAACCATGGGTGCACTAGGCACTATTTCATGTCCTTTTGATTTAAAAAATTCTAAAAAAGTAGTTCTGATTTGAGTTGAGTTCATTCCTATGTAAAATTTCGGTTCTGTCTTTTCTTGCTTGCATTTGTAAATCATTGCACTAAGAATGATTCATTTTTTTGCGTTGCAAATTTACTTTAATTAGCTAATTTCGCATACACCGCATTAATTTTTGATTGAATGAGTAAGGTTAAATTTTATTTCAACACTAAATCACTGAAGTACGAAAGAGTTCAGCTAAAACTGTGGGACAGGCTGAAACGATTTTTGTCGTATGTGGCTTCAGGATTGGTGTTTGCAACCGTTACCATTTGGATTGCCTATACTTATTTTGACTCACCAAAGGAAAAGCAATTAAAGCGCGAAATTGTTCAATTGCGCGATCAATACGATTATTTGAATGAGAAGATGTCGCAAATGAATGTGGTGTTAGAAGATATACAAAACAGGGATGATAATATTTACCGCGTAATTTTTGAAGCAGAACCAATTCCAGACAATATACGCAAAGCCGGTTTTGGAGGAGTTGATCGTTACCGGCAATTGGAAGGTTATAGTAATTCCGACTTGCTTATTGAAACTACTAAGAAGTTTGACCAGCTTGCTAAGCGCATGTACATTCAGTCTAAATCATTTGATGATGTTGCTAATTTAGCGAAAAATAAAGCGGTTCTATTAGCTTCCATTCCTGCTATACAACCAATTGCTAATAAGGACTTAAGACGAATGGCTAGCGGATATGGTTTTAGAACACATCCAATTTATAAAACCGAACATTTTCATTCAGGAATTGATTTTAGTGCTAACGTAGGTACAGAAATTTATGCAACAGGTGATGGAGTTGTTGAACGCGCAGACGATTTGGCTCAGGGATACGGAAATCACGTTGTGATTAATCATGGTTACGGATACGAAACACTCTATGGCCACATGAGTAAAATTATTGCGCGCGTCGGACAACGTGTTAAACGAGGCGACATTATTGGATTGGTTGGTAGTACAGGGATGAGCACAGCTCCTCACTTACATTATGAAGTAATTAAGAACCAAAATAAAATTAATCCGATTAACTTTTTCTTCAACGATTTAAGTGCTGACGAATATGCACAGATGCTCGATTTATCAAGCAAATCGAATCAATCATTTGACTAATTTTGTTTTGATTTTATTAGATAATACTCAATAATTTTCGCATGCCATACAAAGAAATTGAAACGGTGAAATTATATTACACCATGGGCGAAGTGGCTAAAATGTTTGATGTTAATCCATCATTGATTCGATTTTGGGAAAAAGAATTCGATAGCATTCAACCCAAAAAAAACAAAAAAGGCAATCGATTATTTACCGCACAGGATCTGGATAGTTTTAAACAGATTTATACCTTGGTGAAACAAAAGGGATTTACCTTACAAGGTGCAAAAGCTACTTTGAAAAAAAATTCTGACGAACAAATTCAACAGGAAAAAGAAGTTTTATTAACCAAACTTGAATCTGTTAAGCTCAAATTACTTGAACTGCAAAAGCACTGTTAATAATAGGAGTGGGGCAATAAATAATTTTGAACATATTCCTTAACCCCGGCTTCGAGCGAATAAAAAGGTGCGGTATAACCAGCATCTCTTAATTTTTGCATACTAGCTTCTGTAAAATATTGATAGCTTTCTCGAATGTCAAGAGGAGTATCTATAAATGTGATGTTAACTTGTTTCGACATTGCATCAAAAGTTGCACGGGTTAAATCTAAAAACGTGCGAGCCTTTCCTGATCCTAAATTATAAATGCCCGAAACAGGTTGGTTTAACTGTAAAAAATAGCATACATCAATTACGTCCTTCACATATACAAAGTCTCTGAGCTGCTCTCCATCTTTATATTCAGGCTTGTGTGAGCGAAACAATTTCATACTTCCATGTTCAGAAATCTGGTTAAATGCATGAAATATTACAGAAGCCATGCGTGCTTTATGAAATTCATTTGGACCATACACATTAAAAAACTTTAAACCGGCCCAAAAAGGAGGAAATTTAGTTTGTTTTAGTACCCATTTATCAAAATCGTTTTTCGAATCACCGTATGGATTAAGTGGTTTAAGTTTTTCAATTAATTCATGATTGTCGGAATAGCCCCATTCGCCTAAACCATAAGTAGCCGCTGATGAAGCGTAAACCAAAGGAATGTCATGTTCAATGCAAATTTCCCAAATGGATTTAGAGTAATTTAAATTTAATTTATTGAAAATTTCAACATTAAACTCAGTAGTATCCGTGCGTGCTCCAAGATGATAAACAAAGGTGACTTCTGCAGCATGCTGTTTGAACCAATCTATAAAATCGGAACGGTCAATTTGTTGGCTAAATTTTTTGCCTTTAAGATTTGGTGTTTTTTCGAGCGGTGAAAAATCATCCACTAGCAACAAAGCATTTTTGCCTATTGCATTCAGTTTGCTCACCATGCAACTACCTATAAATCCTGCGGCACCGGTTACTACTATCATGATAAAAAAAGTGGTTTAGCTATTTTTGAAATGATTCCTAATTCTTGTGCTTGTTGAAATAATAATTCAACTGCTGCTCTCCCTTTTTCACCTAAGTTAAGAGAGTACTTAGTTACATACAAATTTATATGTTTGTTTCGAACTTCTTCACTCATTTCCTGCGCATGTTGTGCAACATAGTCAACACTCGAGTTAGGATGTTCAAATGCGTAAGCTATGCTTTTTTGAATTAGTCGGTTTACTTTTAATTTTAGTTCTAGCGGCAAATCCCTATTCACAACGATTCCTCCAAGGGGAATAGGCATAGCGGTTTTGCTTTCCCAAAATTCACCCAGGTCGATAATTTTTTTTAATCCTTTCGCTTCATATGTAAAGCGATTTTCGTGAATAATTAAACCGGCGTCTACTGCACCACTTAAGACTGCATTTTCAATTTCTGAAAAAACGATTTCTGTTTTCTTTTGCGCTTTTGGAAATGCCCAGGAACATAAAAAATTTGCAGTAGTATATTTTCCCGGTATTGCGATGTGTGCATTCAGTAAATCAGTTTCTGTTAAGGTGTTTTTCGAAATTAAAAGTGGTCCGCAATTATTTCCCAATGCGCTACCCGAATCTAACAATACATATGGCGCCGTGAGATAAGCATATGCATGATAACTCAATTTAGTGATGTGTAAACTGGAAGTAGAATTTTCATTTAAAGCAGAAAATGCCCTTTTATTAAGCGTTTCAACATCTTCTAAATACACTTCAAAAGATATTCCTTCAGTGTCTATTTTGTGATGTATGAGTGCATCAAAAATAAAGCAATCATTAGGGCAAGGCGAAAATCCAAGTGTTAGTTGTAAAGGATGTGTGTTCAATAGAAATGCTATTCAATTAATTTTCGTCGGCGTAAGAATTCATCAACTCGGCAACTTTAGTAGTAACTGAATCAATTGCCTTAGTTAATTCCCATTTATCAGTATTTCGTTCCTCAACATAATTTGAGATTCCACGCAATTGTACACATGGAATTTTTTCGTGAATACAAGCATATAGAAATGCAGCACCTTCCATACTTTCAGTAATCACTTCTTTTCCATGAACAGAACGGTAATGCAACTTGTCCTTTTCAATGGATGATTCAGTTCCATGAACAGTATTAACAGTAATTCCATTCACTTTTTTTAAGGAAGTTAAAACAGGATTTTCAAAACTATAGGTGCTTTTAATTCCAAGTGCAGTATGCGGAAAGTCACTCTCGTCAAGCAAATTCAAGGCAGGCAAGGTAATAAATCCAGAACTCGATTCTGCTCCACATTCAAGTAAATAATCCTCTGTTACATTTACGACTTCGCCCAGCATTAATTCATGGCTAAAGCTTCCGGCAACTCCACAATTTATTGCAAAATCATAATTCCCATTCGATACAATTTTTCCCAACCAAAAGGAAGTAGCCATCATACCAACTCCGGTTATTAATAAATCAACTGAATGATTTAAGTAGGAATAACGGTATAATCTCGAATTGATTAATTGCTGCTCAAGTCGCATCTGTTGAATCAAGGGAGCAATTTCTTTTTTGGTTGCGCTAACCAGTAGTATATGCATTGTTATTTTTTTTGCAAAGATAGCTTTGAAAAGCAATACCACAATTATGCCTTATATTTGTATGCGAAATACAAGTAACATGGTATACATAACACGTAAGGAACATTTTAATGCAGCTCATAAATTATGGAATGAGCAATGGTCACAAGAAAAGAATTTTGAAATATTCGGCAAATGTGCCAATCCCAACTGGCATGGTCATAATTATACCTTGTTAGTAACCGTTAAAGGTCTACCCAATACGGAAACAGGATTTGTTGTTGATTTAAAAGCGCTGAGCAAATTAATAAAAGAAGCAGTTATAGATCCTCTTGATCATAAAAATATGAACCTAGATGTAGCATTTATGACAGGTAAAATGGCTTCAACCGAAATTTTGACAGTTGAAATTTGGAAGCAGTTAAAGCATCCTATTGATGCATTAGGCTGAAAACTACACTCAATTAAACTTTATGAAACCGACAATAATTCAGCAGAATTTTTTGGGGACTAACATTTGCTAATTCACAGGGGTAAATTTAAGTCAGTTGCCGTGAACAATAGTGAGAATTTGTGGTTGTATGAATACAAATAAATTTGAAACAAACAATGGGTGGATATACAAAATCAGAACATTACAATGAAGCAATAACCACAAAGCTGGCATCTAGTTATAAATTGGTTTTAGCTGAACTTGGTGAAAATCCAATGCGGGAAGGACTTTTAAAAACTCCTGAACGTGTTGCCAAAGCAATGCAATATTTAACGCAAGGCTATGATCAAAATCCTGCAGAAATACTACGCTCTGCAATGTTTGCAGAACCTTATGACCAGATGGTATTGGTAAAAGATATTGAAGTATACAGTATGTGTGAACATCACTTGCTCCCGTTTTTTGGAAAAGCGCATATCGCCTATATTCCAAGCGGACATATAGTAGGTTTAAGCAAATTGCCTCGTGTAGTAGATGCTTTTTCGCGACGACTTCAGGTGCAGGAAAGACTTACAACCGAAATACGGGATTGTATTCAAGAGACATTGAAACCAAAAGGAGTTGCAGTTGTAATAGAATGTTCGCACCTTTGTATGCAAATGCGCGGTATACAAAAGCAAAATTCAATTACAACAACCTCTGCTTTTACAGGTGAATTTTTACTCGATACTACGCGTTCAGAGTTCATGAAATTAATTACATCAACTTTAAAATAAACAATTAAAATCAATAAAAAATGGAAAACAACAATTGGAATATTTCCCAAACAGGCGGCACACAAACGCAGTCAAATGTAAAAACCTTTATGGCAAATGTTTTTTCATGGATGTTCGCAGGTCTTGCTATCACTACAATAGCCGCATATTATTTTGCTAGTGACATGTCACTAATGAGTACTTTGGTAAATGAAAGAGGATTATCTATACTTGGTTATGTAGTGATGTTTGCTCCTTTTATTTTTGTTTTGTTGATGGGAGCAGGTTTAAATCGTTTTTCTTATTCAGTAATTCTTACCTTGTTTATTGCCTTTGCAACCATAATGGGAATAAGTTTAAGTTTTGTATTACTCGCTTATACCGCATCGTCCATCTATACCACATTTGCTTCAGCTTCTGTTATGTTTGGCGTGATGGCTGTTATGGGTTACACTACCTCAACCGACCTTACCAAGTTGGGTAACATATTAATGATGGCTTTAATCGGAATGATTGTAGCAAGTTTAATTAACTTCTTTATGCAATCGAGCACCATGAGCTATATAATTAGTTTTATTGGAGTAATTGTATTTACTGGACTTACAGCTTACGATGTGCAAAAATTAAAACGCATAGGCGAAGGTGTTGAATACGGATCTGAGTCAACTAAAAAGTTAGTAATCATGGGTGCCTTAAGTTTGTACCTCGATTTTATTAATTTGTTTTTGTCATTATTGCGCTTGTTTGGCGATAGAAAATAATTTTTTAGTTATTTCTAAAAGGGCTGAATTTGCAACAATTTCAGCCCTTTTTTTATGCTAAGTTGAGGTTAAATTTGGTCCTGAGAAATTGGAAATTAATTGCTGTAATTGTACGCTGGTAAAAGCATTCTTTTATGAAAAAAATAACAAGTGAAAACACACTAAAAATTGAAATATGGTCAGATGTTATGTGCCCATTTTGTTATATAGGAAAACGAAAGTTGGAACAGGCAATTGCTGATTTTACAGCAAAGGATTTAGTTAAAATTGATTGGAAAAGTTATCAATTAAATCCTGAACTAAAAACAGAAGAAGGTAAAAATATTCACACTTACCTTAGTGAGGTTAAAGGAATTTCGCTCGAAAGAGCCAAACAGTTGAATGAACATGTGACGAGCATGGCGAAGCAAGTTGGACTAGATTATAATTTGGATAAAGCTGTAGTCGCTAATTCGTTTGATGCGCATCGTTTATCGCTTTTTGCTAAAAGCAAAGGCAAACAAAATGAACTTGTTGAAATGTTATTTAGGGCTTATTTTATTGATGGAAAGAACACGGCCAATCATGCCACATTAATAGAGCTGGGTAACTCCATTGGGCTAGATGAAATGGAGATGAGAAAATTTTTGGGAAGTAACGATTTATCTGAACAGGTAAAGCAGGAGTGCAATGAAGCTGTTGAGCTTG encodes:
- a CDS encoding AAA family ATPase is translated as METVSIDKEIIHESNNSIIYKTKNSKTEAEKIFKVSKQQDLSGLYNEFQIIDENKSQFGNSKIVFEDSKTALVRDFVKGKSLKQLLSEGKFGLAFFMEYAPKIAEILFEVHLKNIIHKDLSPGNIIIDEQTKKVTLIDYELSTHLRLSEAGNRLSFDLSNNLPYISPEQTGRMNRLIDYRSDYYSLGICFFEMLTGTTPFSSEDPLEIVYAHLAHTPPSLTKYNVEIPVIIDTIIQKLLSKNAEERYHSLQGLLYDLNKCFVSWNFSKSIPDFLVGTSDIPAQLHVSQVMVGRENELQTLVDCFEKSANGEKVVLKVSGYSGIGKTMLIQEASKPLTQRNGIFLSGKFDSLQRNTPYSAFSQALDLLADLIMSESEETVAKWKSEIADSLGDLAKIIIELNPKWEKILGNYEALPSLSGKELQNRLHFVLGNLIKLIASAQHPLILFIDDCQWADDASLDFLNKLIVNNDINYCLFVLAYRQNELSTSPLLVHFFNTLTEAEKQGNFVSEHIQIKQVSEIDCKKLIERTLQNTEQDFSEFASLVYQKTDGNPFFINQLLDYLYERKSLKLTIQTKQWVWDEVVLRELNVVDDAAGILLDKINLLPSETTEALIIASLFGSKFTLQLLAQVLAKNDKDLHAILWPAVVQHLIIPQKVNYKYVPDFYDEKGIDIPFKFAHDKLQQALYFQVKADEKQQLHYKIGKLLLNQNNPEKIFKIANHFIIAKDETLTQGSNKQIEQFLLTAGKHSFSAASFESAFRYLDLYIKLADKETIYTEDYCLYLEASLITGELPALDEQINFALNGAKGILDRATIYENMIRAYCADDKFQKAIDLSRKALLEFGIKLPKNAGKGLVIFEAIKTQMALPSKKLNQIHNFPQMKEEKAIGATRIMKEAALAFFFGELTVYPIVIFKMVQLSAKYGNIPESMVAYSSYCIILAGVMKNPTGAYLLGKETIQIMNEYKNQRYFTTTGFVDGAFVSHWKEPMAALSLNHKKYYQQGLEVGNTEYALFNEYWGLFYDFLLGKPFAQLIDSQEKLLKEVELYNLKSQLPRIESMLSMFKNFVTKSANNYVLLENEKEILEKLLLNKNGGDFLGVMVQKATLALWFGEFAKATAFIEKTVPYKDAVMSTYWLPFIDMIQCIAAFNTYSTDTESTKKQTRKLYTTITKKLATTIKLYDGNVKWIADFIQAEYTALVLSKFNSNYYTDAIDEANKNQFVLPALLIQLHYSIQLKLNIKQLI
- a CDS encoding GAF domain-containing protein codes for the protein MNAVLNSRFGDIVEDELNASSSKSTIPQTTNYSLDYLTILKSTQALNSEILLDKLLHKLLSFAMENAGAKYGAFLMKRDKTFETKLEMTSTVNANQIKYEAKVEAPFQSLPSSIINYVKQSGSSLVLDEAVSNAPYSSDPLVIANREQSILCIPVIHKSETIGIIYLSNSITKAAFSTERIELIKMISGQIGVSIENALLYSNLENLVQERTLQLKDEKEKSDKLLLNILPSEIAQELKVNGFAQPRKYKQVTVMFCDIKGFSTRAENMTAEALVQELDYYFKQLDEIIAKYGLEKIKTIGDAYMCAGGVPIPSNDNYLKVIQAAIEIKKWIQTETEKAKLIHLEFPQLRIGIHTGSLVAGIVGKSKFAYDIWGDTVNIASRMEQHGEAGEINISEETYNLISTKYDCEYRGEIQAKNKGNLKMYFVKNELELPN